The segment tttttatcaattccTTGATCAAACATCCTCCCAGGTCAAGACATGCACCTCATGTTATGTGATTTATCTACACTGAAAGCTACACAGCAAGAGGTTTGACAATAAGAGGACATACACTGCTTCACAAATATTAGTGAGGAAATTTGAACAACAAATATTAGTgaggaaatttattttctggatTTTTGTTCTGTTCTGGACATGAACatcgtctttttttttttcctttacgTCTTGGttctttttattgtgttttctagATTGTAAATTctgatttttccttcttttcttttagtttggTTTGTTATGATATTAGACAATGCCACGTCCCTTGCTACATCAATTATTtatatgttgacatcataattacaattgatctagacccttgaatgttttaaaatctaacaGTTAGGAAATAGTGTTAAAATTTGTATCAAATTTGATGTctcttgaaccggacccttAATATTACCAAGCAAGATTATTCCTTTAATCTTCAAAAGTTTACAAGTGGTAATTCTCACACAATTACACAACTCATACAATGTTCACGCTTCTTACTTCTCACACAAGTAACTCAGTTAAGATAACTCTATCAAGAGAAACTAAACTGATCATCTGAGATCTCACACACTCAGCTATACTAGTTCTCACACAACTAGTCTGCAACTGATTCTCACACAATCAATATGTGTGCATCATCAACTGAGACTTAGTCACTCTAAGTTTTCTTCTCAGACTCTATTCCTCAATAGAATGATAATCTGACAACCACCTTGGTCCTTTGACACAACTGGTTTCTCTATTCCTTCTAGACTCAGCTTTCTCAATAAGCCTTCGTTCactcaacccgtacatcttattgtcccggaagttcacacaccgggctatatttcctgcatagcctgaaggatacttcacacaactcatccacctgaaaattaggttcttctggtcaggcttcacgatgtaaggagcttgaggcatttttttcttcccttctttcaaccacagatgtcttcttaattgcatttttttagattaatgcgtgccttaggaccgtctttcgtcttcccctccaagttcagcactgtgcccgccacactgtcgcaaacattcttttctatgtgcatcacatctaggtagtgcccgatcaacaacttactccagtatgggagttcccagaatatgctcttatgtgtccagaatttgtacctgtcgggtctttcaggtattgccgccacaatgttgggatgattgctgagctgcccaaaatcgtacttaTTAAGCACTGCTNNNNNNNNNNNNNNNNNNNNNNNNNNNNNNNNNNNNNNNNNNNNNNNNNNNNNNNNNNNNNNNNNNNNNNNNNNNNNNNNNNNNNNNNNNNNNNNNNNNNNNNNNNNNNNNNNNNNNNNNNNNNNNNNNNNNNNNNNNNNNNNNNNNNNNNNNNNNNNNNNNNNNNNNNNNNNNNNNNNNNNNNNNNNNNNNNNNNNNNNNNNNNNNNNNNNNNNNNNNNNNNNNNNNNNNNNNNNNNNNNNNNNNNNNNNNNNNNNNNNNNNNNNNNNNNNNNNNNNNNNNNNNNNNNNNNNNNNNNNNNNNNNNNNNNNNNNNNNNNNNNNNNNNNNNNNNNNNNNNNNNNNNNNNNNNNNNNNNNNNNNNNNNNNNNNNNNNNNNNNNNNNNNNNNNNNNNNNNNNNNNNNNNNNNNNNNNNNNNNNNNNNNNNNNNNNNNNNNNNNNNNNNNNNNNNNNNNNNNNNNNNNNNNNNNNNNNNNNNNNNNNNNNNNNNNNNNNNNNNNNNNNNNNNNNNNNNNNNNNNNNNNNNNNNNNNNNNNNNNNNNNNNNNNNNNNNNNNNNNNNNNNNNNNNNNNNNNNNNNNNNNNNNNNNNNNNNNNNNNNNNNNNNNNNNNNNNNNNNNNNNNNNNNNNNNNNNNNNNNNNNNNNNNNNNNNNNNNNNNNNNNNNNNNNNNNNNNNNNNNNNNNNNNNNNNNNNNNNNNNNNNNNNNNNNNNNNNNNNNNNNNNNNNNNNNNNNNNNNNNNNNNNNNNNNNNNNNNNNNNNNNNNNNNNNNNNNNNNNNNNNNNNNNNNNNNNNNNNNNNNNNNNNNNNNNNNNNNNNNNNNNNNNNNNNNNNNNNNNNNNNNNNNNNNNNNNNNNNNNNNNNNNNNNNNNNNNNNNNNNNNNNNNNNNNNNNNNNNNNNNNNNNNNNNNNNNNNNNNNNNNNNNNNNNNNNNNNNNNNNNNNNNNNNNNNNNNNNNNNNNNNNNNNNNNNNNNNNNNNNNNNNNNNNNNNNNNNNNNNNNNNNNNNNNNNNNNNNNNNNNNNNNNNNNNNNNNNNNNNNNNNNNNNNNNNNNNNNNNNNNNNNNNNNNNNNNNNNNNNNNNNNNNNNNNNNNNNNNNNNNNNNNNNNNNNNNNNNNNNNNNNNNNNNNNNNNNNNNNNNNNNNNNNtttttttttttttcgttcggctaaagtctttcttctggtagtgtttagTCTTTAATGTACTGTGTACaattttccccaaatttgacaatttgtatctaattttcagaaatttgacGATGACTTAGAGTTTTGGGCAGAGCTATGCAGTAAAAACTTGGTTGGATTGATGGATTCCCGTTATTTTCACTGGTTCTCCGCTCTTAGGTTTGTTTCTcttactttgttttttatttatgaagtaTAAAGCATGCCTACTGATTTTGAATGAACTATGGGTTTGATATTGCTGATTAATGCATATTGAAGTATTGATGTTGCATTTCTGCTGATTAATGCTACTGTTTTTGTCTAATATAGCagtagttttttattttttgattttgagaagaATATAGCAGTGTGTCTAATATAAACATTGTCTTTTAATCAATAGGTGTTAGAGTGTGCATTTTATGAGAAAGATATGCGTAGTGATcctaaattcaaaaatatggaGTCCATTTCTGACTTGTGCTGCACCTTGGTTCGAACAAGGAAGTCTGAGTTTTTCCCTATGCTTTATAGATTgatttgtttagttttgacTATTTTTGTCTCTACCGCTACCATTGAAAGGGCATTTTCAGTTATGAACATCATTAAGAATAAACTTAGAAGCAAAATGGGAGATGAGTATCTTGGTGATTGTATGGTCCTCCACATTGAGAAAGAGTACGCTGAATCTGTTACCAATGAGGAGGTGATTGAAGAGTTTGAAGCTTCATCAACTCGTAGAGTTAgatttaattagtttatgtTATCGTATTGTATTGCATTGCacgtttattttaattatttagttTCTACTATAGTTTTGCATATGCATCGGAGGGGTAAGGCTCATTATGTCCCCCCTGACTAGgtgtatcattttctttcaattaataaatttctcTCGCACCGTCGAGATTCTCCACTTTTTTTATTCTTGGTTAGGAAGTTCAAGCCCAACCAAGATTGAAATCTTAGATCCGCCACTAGATAGAACAATTAGAAGACAAAGAGAAGGATAAAAGTGAACAAGATATGGACATCAAATTGGTAGAGCTTGAATGCACCTGAACCTGAACGTGAAGGTTTTGACTTGGTGTTGGGTTCTGGAGATCTGACATGATTGTAAGACATAACTTCACTCGCAAATGCAAGATGAGGGAGGGAAAGCTAAGGAGTTGACGCGTCGAGGAGGAGAGATCTCTCTGAGTCGTCTTCTCTTTGAGATCTCTCTGGTTTTCTTTGAGTATTCTCTTTGAcgaaggagaaggaggaaaCATGAAACAGAAAAGAGGATTATTATTAACGTtattggataaaaaaaaaaataaaaaaaagttcttTCATTCTGAATGAGTCATGTCAAAGCCACTCCAATTCGACAACACGATGCGCGCATGGCTCGGAATAGTGGTGTACTAGAGAGTAGAGCCTAGACTGTAGCAGGTTGAAAAAATGGTTCTGGAAGAAAAAGAGCAGAAAGCCGTGATGCGtggtctcttcttcttcattcagCTGGAGAAATCGTATGAATAGATCTTCAACCAGAAGAAAGTAGAAAGAAAGAGTGCCTGTAAGTGCCCTGCATGTTCCTTTGCTTCCAATAAGGATGCACaagtctttctttttgtttgggaATGAAAATGGTCACATTTTCTCCATTAATTCTAGATTAATAAACCATCGGAAGACAAATATGGGTTTCTCTTCGTTTCGATCGATCTCCATCAATCATCGAAGAGGGTTCTTGTCTTTCATCGATCGTTTCTCCAGGATGATATGATCGATATGACAGGTATGTAATTTTAACTTAAAAGTTAACTATATTTATTTCCTTGATCTCCTTGTTATCATcagtaaattttgtttttctggtatgtgATTAATTAACTACATGTATTCCCTTAATCTTGTTATCATCAcaaaatgttgtttttctCAGAATACACAATAAAGAACTGAACTTTGTAGaagctgttttgttttgattccgTATACCGGGAAACATCAAGATTCAGCTCCACATATGCAGCCATTTCTCTTCTCTGATCAACAAGATTCCAGACAATGAGGATTTAGGAGCACCATGCAAATTACAATTGAACTCATCCTAATTTCTTTGCTAAATTTCCTTCCATTTTTCTACTATTGCAATAAGTTCTggttttaaagaaaataatcaaaagaaCCATTCTCTGTATATGCAATAACTACCAGTGAAACAATTATCTGTCGGACAGTCTAAATGGTTATAGTCACCTTATTATTAAGGATTCAACCTGTTCACACTATATAGTATGGTTAAAAGTTTTGCAGTAGAAGGGGTTCATTTTCAGAGAACAATATTAACTGATCACTATGATGCAACActtgttttatatattaacTAATGCCTAATCATCACAATTGACGTCGGGGATTGTTAATTTCACTATGTGATTGATCGAATAGTCAGCTTGCTGCAATTCTGAGTTCTGAGAGCAAAAAAACATTCTTTTGTGTGGGAATTGAATGGCTAGTTATTTAAAGCtcacattttttctttctgttaatGTGAGTCGCACCGGTTGTTTCTGGTGACATGTTTTTATTAGGATCGTAGCAGGATTTAAAGTACAAGGCAAGACTGAAAGAAGGAATTCGTAAGTGGCTATGAGGGTTTCAAGGTAGATGTACACCATGAGAACTGAGTATGAATGAGTATTGTGCTAGACTGCTAGATGGCTTTGCTTTTTGGCTACTGAACTTGGAGGATTAATAAGTTCTCAAGTCTCAAGTTCCCTTCATATGTCCCTCAATTATCAGTCAATTGTACTCTGTGGATTGGATGTCAGTCTTTAGCATGTTTGGTATATGATTACTCATTTCACTTCCAGTTTTAGTTCACTGCGTTGATCCAGTTGTTGGGAGACAAAGGGTTTTGGTCTATTCAAACCTGCTTATTTTGTGGTTTGTTCCATTGAGAATTCCAGCTGGCCTTTGTGCGAGTGTCTCTCCACAATGATATGATAGGTATGCTCAAATCTCTGCTATATGCTtctaagaaaatatatttcgTCTTCCTTCattagtaaattttgtttttctttgaaattatgAGTAGAAAATTGACCTTATATAGCtgcttcattttcattgtGTTCCAATTCCTTCTCTACTTGGGAAATTAACGGGGAGCTCAATAGACATACATTAATTCATGGGGACTGAATTACCCTCCTCCTCATTTGCCTCTTCTTCAAACACACAATGGACATATGACATTTTTCTCAGTTTTCGAGGTGAGGATACTCATAAGAGCTTTACAGATCATCTATATGCAGCTCTAGACCAAGAAGGTATTTTCGCCTTTAGGGACGATGAAGAGCTTGACATAGGACAACCGATTTCATCAAAACTCATGGAAGCAATTCTAGTTTCCAGAATCTTGCTTGTTGTTATCTCAAGAAACTATGCTTCTTTGACTTGGTGTTTGGATGAACTCACTGCAATTGTTGAGTGCATGGAAGATAGGGGGCAGAGAGTGTTTCCGATATTCTATGATGTAGATCCATGTGATGTAAGGAAACAGACTGGATGGTTTGAACAAGCCTTTGTTGTACATGAAGAGCGCTTCAAGGATGACTcggagaaagaaaagatgcaAAAGTGGAGAGCTGCTTTGACTCGAGTGGCCAATCTCTCTGGATTTCACTTACAGAATAGGTATGTAAAATTTGctaattgatgatgattagaTGAATAACAAATCTGATGATAGTTAGTTAGATGAATAACAAATCTGATGATAGTTTGTATTCCCCTTCTTTTTCCACAGGTATGAGTCAAAGTTTATCCAAGAGATTGTGGGAAAGATAGTAAATGAGCTGAGCAGCACAATCCAACAGCCTCATTCGGATGATCTTGGACTTGTAGGAATTAACTTTGGTTTGGAGGAAATAATGAAGCTATGTTCAGCTACAGATGAAGGGAATGATGTTGTATTTGTAGGTATATGGGGAATGGGTGGGGTTGGCAAGACAACTCTTGCACAAGCCTTTTATGATAAAATCTCTGATCAATTTAGAGATAAATGCTTTCTGAAAAATGTTAGAGAGATTTCTACAAGAGAAGGTATCGTTGCATTAACAAAAGAACTTCTTTTCAGTATCTTGAAAAGAATGGATGTGCATGATAGTGAGATAAGGCATAGACTTTGTCGTAAAAAGGTTCTCATCATTCTTGATGATGTAGATACGTTAGAACAATTGCGAGCATTGGTTGGAAGCAACAATTGGTTTGGTCGAGGGAGTAGGATCATTATAACAATCAGGGACAAACAATTGTTGATTGCTCATCATGTCGATAGATGTTACAAGGTCAAGGAATTGAGAAGTGATGATGCCTTTAAGCTTTTCAGTTGGAAAGCCTTCAAGAATGATCATCCCCCAAAAGATTATATAGAGTTATCCCATAACTTTGTAAATTATAGTAAGGGCCTCCCTTTAGCTATTAAAGTTTTGGGTTCTTTCTTGTGTGGTCTAAGCCTTCAAGAATGGGACAGTGCCTTTAGTAGAATACAAGAAAATCTTGACAAAGATATTATGTCTGCTCTGAGAATCAGTTTCGATGGACTGCATGAGAAGGAGAAGCAAATATTTCTTGATATTGCATGTTTCTTCAAGGGGCAGGACAGAGATGAGGTGACAATATTGTTggagggttttggttttgacccAATCATTGGTATAATTGCTCTCATTCGAAAATCCCTCATCACTATATTAGGGAGTAGATTGTGGATGCATGATTTGCTTCAGGAAATGGGTTGGGAACTTGTTCGTGGGGAATGTCTCAATAAACCTGGGAATCGTAGTAGATTGTGGGAATCCGCTGATGCGCTTGATTTACTAAAGTATCATGAGGTAAGTGTAGATGGTTCTGTTGGAATAAACATGAACCTAAATGTTAAAGAGTCTTCATTTTATATCTGCAGTtgtatttaattattattacgTGCTAGttccatatttttattttacctACACTAATTAACAGTTTGTAATCTATTTTATGCTTATTATGTGTAAATAGGGATCAGATGCAGTTCAGGGGATAGTCCTTAGCTTGCCTCAAGAACAGAAGGAGCAATTGAAACGTGATGCCTtgtcaaacatgaaaaaaCTGAGATTTCTTAGAATATCTAATGTGCTCCTTCCTCTAGGCCTCAGTTATCTATCTACTGAGTTAAGAGCTCTTGAATGGCATGGATATCCTTTAAAGTTGTTGCCAACCGGTTTCCCATCTGAGAAGCTTGTTCAGCTAGATCTGTGTGGCAGCCATATCAAACACTTATGGAAGGGATTCAGGGTAACAATTTTCTCATGCATTTGTGGTTTTAGTAAATAGACTTCATAAGAgcttatagtttttttttttttttttctatttgtttttctttctaaacAGTGTGTAGATAAGTTAAAATCAATTGATTTGAAGGACTCTGCAAGTTTGATTGAGACACCAGACTTCACGGGTGTGCCAAATCTTGAAAAGCTGATTCTTGAAGGTTGCACAAAATTATCTAAGGTTCACCCATCTATTAGCAATCTCAGATGCCTTAGATTATTGAATATGAAAAACTGTAAAAGCCTTCAGATCACTTCATGGGACATCAGTCTGGAATctcttgaaattttcaatctttcaGGTTGTGCGCGACTCAAAAGATTTCCAGAAATTGTGGGAGATATGAATTGCTTGTCTGAAATTTATTTAGATAGGAGTGGTATAGAGGAATTCCCAGTGTCATTTGAGCGTCTGACTGGTCACATTGTTGGACATGGCTCATtgcaaaaatattttcagaaTTCCAAGTGTCATTTCAAGTTTGACAAGGCTTAAAACAATCATTTTATCAGGCTGCTCTAAACTTATTGAAATTCCTGAGAACATTGGGAATGTGGAATGTCTTGAAGAGTCGGATATAAGTGGAACTGCTATAAGGAAAATGCCATCATCCATTGTTTATCTTAAAAACCTTAAAGAGTTATCCTGCGTTGGGTGCGATGGTCAACTTTCTACATCGCTGCTCTTTCCCTATCTTCCAGAAGTATCCCCTGGAACAGGCGTGTTGTCACCTGCTTCATTCTCTGGTTTTAGTTCTTTAATGTCATTGAATTTAAGTTACTGCAATCTGTTTGATGGAGCCCTCCCTAATTATTTGGACCACATGTCATCATTGAAGGAGTTGAATTTACGGGGAAACAATTTTACAAGCATACCTGAAAGCATTTCCCGACTTTCTAAGCTTCTAAAACTTCAGTTGGATGGTTGTAGCATGTTGCAGTCATTACCAAAGCTTCCATTGAGTTTGAAAGAGGTTTGGGCAACTGGTTGTATGTCACTTGAAAGTGATTCTGATCAGTATGAAGTATTTTTTTCTAGTAAAGAAGTTGTTTGTGTTAACAAGCGCACAACATCAACCATATGTTCCATTCACATGTCATTATCACAATTTGCAGCATGGCTGAACAGATATCATACGGTTAATGAGGTATACCCTTCTCTTTAAATATTTCTCTCTTAAATTCTATACACTGGCCAATTCTTAATAAGTTACAGTTTCTAAGCCAGCCCCCCCTCTCTCTAAGTAGGTACAGGTTGAGATTAGTGTACCAGTGAGAACTGCATATGGTTTATCAATTAGAGCTCGTGAAATTCCAAAATGGTTCAAATATAGGAGCAGAAACTTTTCTATAACAATCCCGCTTTTAAAGGACTTGATTAATAAGAGTAGGATATGGATGGGATGTGCTTTCTATGTCGGTTTGGAAGTTGATGAGAATTTTGATACCAGTTCTGGTTTTACAGTCAGGCACAagtttgattgttgttttgatgcCATGGAAGGTCCTGGTTACAAACAAACTGTATACCACGAGGTAAATGCTAAAGGCTTCCTTTTCACTGGATCACTTGGATATTGGATAATAATACCACATCTGTGGTTTTCAACAAGGTTGGATGCCTTCAATAAGTGTAGCAGCATCGAGGCTTACACTATAATTGATAGTCCTTATGTGGAGGTTAAAATGAGTGGTGCTCGTCTACTATACGAAAGAAGAGATTTTATAGAGTTTGTCCAAGCATCAAGAAGCGAGACTCGTGCTTCAAGAATTATGCAGAATAAGGGTTCATCTGTAAGTCTGTTGGCTGCGGATGGTAGCTGCAAGATTGACTCGAGCATTTCATTGAAAAAACATCTTAGTTTGCTGCCTTCAGATTTAGAATGCTATGAGgtctttcttcttcacatatattttcattacaCATCAAACGCTTCATAATTTACCAAACCATGATGACCTACTCACTTATCTCTTCTTGGTCATTTTTGTCTCCGCATcgtattttctttattcagGGGCAAAGCGTTGCGGGATTCAAGTACTACCTTATTGTAGGCAGTCTCTTTCATCCCCAGACCTCATCGCTGTTAGGAGAAATCCTTCAggtgtctctctctctctctctctctctctctctctctctctctcatgatCATAGTCACTAATTTgtatttcctttttgttttttttttgtatagaAATATTCTGGTCAGCACTCTGTGTTTTATAGGGAAACATTTCCTAGATATGGAATTCCAGAATGGTTCTGCAGTGTAAATAGTTCCTCGGCAGCCTTCACTTTAAATCCCATGACTGGGTGGAAAGGAATAGCTGCATGTGCCGTTTTCACAGTCCTTGACAATTTGGATTCTGAAAATCCTTACATAAACTGTACTTTGGAAATTGGCTGTCAGAGTATTGCAATAAGTGGATGCATCAATGAATCTCTTATTAGTTTGAAGGTTCGTGGTTTCATTGGTATGTTTTATGCATCACGTGGGTCACTTTCATATCTTATGTCAAATGATTGCACTTCCATCAAAGCCTGGTTTGACAGCAACAGCAAGAACATAATGGTGCAGAGCTGTGGGCATAAAATTGTATTCAATGAAAATATGGAAGAATTTATGGAAACAATGCTGCAATGTTCACTCACATCTATGACTTCTCAGTTGTCAAAAGATACaattagagaagaaaataggCCTACAGCTCGTCGTctgaaaatagaaaaggagaaaaagaagtctCCCTGGAGATCAATCTGTTGCTTCTCGTGGGCAGGTGTGTAAATTAACTAATATCGATCTTATATTATGTGTATTCTCAGAACAGCCCATGAACACTGCTTTTCTTGaattgcttttgcttttttcagtttcaatACTCCCATAGCTTCTCTAGAAATATTGAGCTGGCATTAATGTATGTTCTCAGTGAGAGCTTTATTTACATGCTAATATCTGTTGCAAGTTCAAATGATTCTTAATCTTATGTCATGCTTTCCATAAGCTGCATCTACATCTAGGCATCTCGGGTACAGTACATGCTTATAATAGCTCTTTAACTTTTGGAGAAACGTTTGGAAATGTCATTGATGATTGTTCTCAGTTATAGCATCAGTAGTTATGTAATTATATTTGTTTCCAGTTCTTTTTTGATTAAAATAGAGAACTATATTAATAAGAGCAACTAGCCTAGATTAATACAAACAGACCGGAAAGGGGAAGCCCACCCAGGGGTACAA is part of the Fragaria vesca subsp. vesca unplaced genomic scaffold, FraVesHawaii_1.0 scf0513126, whole genome shotgun sequence genome and harbors:
- the LOC101291783 gene encoding TMV resistance protein N-like, producing MGTELPSSSFASSSNTQWTYDIFLSFRGEDTHKSFTDHLYAALDQEGIFAFRDDEELDIGQPISSKLMEAILVSRILLVVISRNYASLTWCLDELTAIVECMEDRGQRVFPIFYDVDPCDVRKQTGWFEQAFVVHEERFKDDSEKEKMQKWRAALTRVANLSGFHLQNRYESKFIQEIVGKIVNELSSTIQQPHSDDLGLVGINFGLEEIMKLCSATDEGNDVVFVGIWGMGGVGKTTLAQAFYDKISDQFRDKCFLKNVREISTREGIVALTKELLFSILKRMDVHDSEIRHRLCRKKVLIILDDVDTLEQLRALVGSNNWFGRGSRIIITIRDKQLLIAHHVDRCYKVKELRSDDAFKLFSWKAFKNDHPPKDYIELSHNFVNYSKGLPLAIKVLGSFLCGLSLQEWDSAFSRIQENLDKDIMSALRISFDGLHEKEKQIFLDIACFFKGQDRDEVTILLEGFGFDPIIGIIALIRKSLITILGSRLWMHDLLQEMGWELVRGECLNKPGNRSRLWESADALDLLKYHEGSDAVQGIVLSLPQEQKEQLKRDALSNMKKLRFLRISNVLLPLGLSYLSTELRALEWHGYPLKLLPTGFPSEKLVQLDLCGSHIKHLWKGFRCVDKLKSIDLKDSASLIETPDFTGVPNLEKLILEGCARLKRFPEIVGDMNCLSEIYLDRSGIEEFPVSFERLTGCSKLIEIPENIGNVECLEESDISGTAIRKMPSSIVYLKNLKELSCVGCDGQLSTSLLFPYLPEVSPGTGVLSPASFSGFSSLMSLNLSYCNLFDGALPNYLDHMSSLKELNLRGNNFTSIPESISRLSKLLKLQLDGCSMLQSLPKLPLSLKEVWATGCMSLESDSDQYEVFFSSKEVVCVNKRTTSTICSIHMSLSQFAAWLNRYHTVNEVQVEISVPVRTAYGLSIRAREIPKWFKYRSRNFSITIPLLKDLINKSRIWMGCAFYVGLEVDENFDTSSGFTVRHKFDCCFDAMEGPGYKQTVYHEVNAKGFLFTGSLGYWIIIPHLWFSTRLDAFNKCSSIEAYTIIDSPYVEVKMSGARLLYERRDFIEFVQASRSETRASRIMQNKGSSGQSVAGFKYYLIVGSLFHPQTSSLLGEILQKYSGQHSVFYRETFPRYGIPEWFCSVNSSSAAFTLNPMTGWKGIAACAVFTVLDNLDSENPYINCTLEIGCQSIAISGCINESLISLKVRGFIGMFYASRGSLSYLMSNDCTSIKAWFDSNSKNIMVQSCGHKIVFNENMEEFMETMLQCSLTSMTSQLSKDTIREENRPTARRLKIEKEKKKSPWRSICCFSWAVSILP